One stretch of Bombus affinis isolate iyBomAffi1 chromosome 4, iyBomAffi1.2, whole genome shotgun sequence DNA includes these proteins:
- the LOC126915715 gene encoding probable ribosome biogenesis protein RLP24, whose amino-acid sequence MRIETCYFCSSRIYPGHGIQFVRNDCKIFKFCRSKCHAAFKKKKNPRKVKWTKAYRKTVGKDLAVDPSFEFEKRRNIPLKYNRELWQNAIDAIKKVETIKQKRQNLHIMQRLRKGRELEQERDIKEVQRDLSLIRSPAAGLKERKKLEQTEQEEMQESNDEQEQQEMEVN is encoded by the exons ATGCGTATAGAAACGTGTTATTTTTGTTCGTCCCGGATTTATCCGGGACATGGAATCCAGTTTGTAAGAAATGATTGTAAG ATATTCAAATTTTGTCGGTCAAAGTGCCATGCTGCGtttaagaaaaagaagaatccAAGGAAAGTCAAATGGACAAAAGCATACAGGAAAACAGTTGGCAAGGACTTAGCTGTGGATCCATCATTTGAAttcgagaaaagaagaaatattccACTTAAATATAATAGAGAATTATGGCAGAATGCAATTGATGCGATCAAAAAAGTAGAAACTATCAAACAGAAGAGACAAAATCTACATATAATGCAACGATTACGTAAAGGACGTGAATTAGAACAAGAAAGAGATATTAAAGAAGTTCAACGTGATTTATCACTCATAAGATCACCTGCTGCAGgattgaaagaaagaaagaaactagAACAAACCGAACAAGAAGAGATGCAGGAATCTAACGATGAACAAGAACAACAAGAAATGGAAGTGAATTAG
- the LOC126915708 gene encoding cytochrome b-c1 complex subunit Rieske, mitochondrial-like isoform X1: MNVVAKSTSLAPLLRSTTVISNGMQPVSGKGIVQKSKIITKPVVDRMLVQSLYESLITGALRVSSGIGASLLATQRRLAHTDIQWPDFTDYRHKAVKDPKVPSKHSAASRKSFTYLVTATTGVCAVYSAKTVVHNLVASMSAAGDVLALAKIEVKLDSIPEGKNAVFKWRGKPLFVRHRSQKEIDREAQVDVASLRDPQVDTDRTRDPKWLVVLGVCTHLGCVPIANAGDFGGYYCPCHGSHYDASGRIRKGPAPLNLEIPPYEFVEGNVLVVG; encoded by the exons ATGAATGTTGTAGCGAAATCAACGAGCCTCGCTCCACTTTTAAGGTCGACGACTGTCATTTCAAATGGAATGCAACCAGTATCTGGAAAGGGTATCGTACAGAAATCAAAAATCATCACTAAACCTGTCGTCGATCGAATGCTCGTTCAAAGTTTGTACGAATCTCTTATTACAGGAGCTCTACGTGTCAGTTCAGGAATTGGAG CAAGTTTACTAGCAACACAGAGGAGGTTGGCGCATACTGATATTCAATGGCCAGATTTCACTGATTATCGTCATAAGGCTGTAAAAGATCCAAAAGTTCCAAGCAAACATAGCGCTGCTAGTCGCAAATCATTTACGTATCTTGTAACAGCTA CAACTGGGGTTTGTGCGGTTTATAGCGCAAAAACAGTTGTGCATAATTTAGTAGCTTCTATGAGCGCTGCAGGTGATGTACTTGCTTTAGCAAAGATTGAAGTTAAACTTGACAGTATTCCTGAAGGAAAGAATGCTGTTTTCAAATGGCGTGGAAAGCCTCTGTTTGTACGACATAG GTCACAGAAAGAGATTGATCGAGAGGCTCAGGTAGATGTTGCATCTCTTCGAGATCCACAAGTAGACACAGATCGCACACGAGATCCAAAGTGGTTGGTAGTTTTGGGTGTATGTACGCATTTAGGATGTGTTCCAATTGCAAATGCTGGTGATTTTGGTGGTTACTATTGCCCTTGCCATGGCTCTCATTACGATGCCAGTGGAAGGATTAGGAAAGGTCCAGCTCCTCTAAATTTGGAAATACCACCTTATGAGTTTGTTGAGGGAAATGTATTAGTTGTTGGTTAA
- the LOC126915708 gene encoding cytochrome b-c1 complex subunit Rieske, mitochondrial-like isoform X2, with translation MNVVAKSTSLAPLLRSTTVISNGMQPVSGKGALRVSSGIGASLLATQRRLAHTDIQWPDFTDYRHKAVKDPKVPSKHSAASRKSFTYLVTATTGVCAVYSAKTVVHNLVASMSAAGDVLALAKIEVKLDSIPEGKNAVFKWRGKPLFVRHRSQKEIDREAQVDVASLRDPQVDTDRTRDPKWLVVLGVCTHLGCVPIANAGDFGGYYCPCHGSHYDASGRIRKGPAPLNLEIPPYEFVEGNVLVVG, from the exons ATGAATGTTGTAGCGAAATCAACGAGCCTCGCTCCACTTTTAAGGTCGACGACTGTCATTTCAAATGGAATGCAACCAGTATCTGGAAAGG GAGCTCTACGTGTCAGTTCAGGAATTGGAG CAAGTTTACTAGCAACACAGAGGAGGTTGGCGCATACTGATATTCAATGGCCAGATTTCACTGATTATCGTCATAAGGCTGTAAAAGATCCAAAAGTTCCAAGCAAACATAGCGCTGCTAGTCGCAAATCATTTACGTATCTTGTAACAGCTA CAACTGGGGTTTGTGCGGTTTATAGCGCAAAAACAGTTGTGCATAATTTAGTAGCTTCTATGAGCGCTGCAGGTGATGTACTTGCTTTAGCAAAGATTGAAGTTAAACTTGACAGTATTCCTGAAGGAAAGAATGCTGTTTTCAAATGGCGTGGAAAGCCTCTGTTTGTACGACATAG GTCACAGAAAGAGATTGATCGAGAGGCTCAGGTAGATGTTGCATCTCTTCGAGATCCACAAGTAGACACAGATCGCACACGAGATCCAAAGTGGTTGGTAGTTTTGGGTGTATGTACGCATTTAGGATGTGTTCCAATTGCAAATGCTGGTGATTTTGGTGGTTACTATTGCCCTTGCCATGGCTCTCATTACGATGCCAGTGGAAGGATTAGGAAAGGTCCAGCTCCTCTAAATTTGGAAATACCACCTTATGAGTTTGTTGAGGGAAATGTATTAGTTGTTGGTTAA